In Phoenix dactylifera cultivar Barhee BC4 chromosome 1, palm_55x_up_171113_PBpolish2nd_filt_p, whole genome shotgun sequence, the genomic stretch CAGTTTTTCGATACATTCGTGATCTAGCTTCTACGGTTGATTAACTTGCAGACATTTTCACCAAAGCTCATCctcctagctctgataccatattgaaaaagaagaaaaaaaagaaaattgtatTTCTGCCTGCCTGTTACAGTATACAGGAACAGTCTTTATATAGAATAGAAGGCCGACaaagtttggcacaatcaatcacaaatcaatcaagaTGAAGTTTGATAAGACTGACTAAGTTTGGcataatcaatcaatcaataaaTTCTAACACACTGTATAATGGGCATCCAACCGTTTTTAGCCTTGACCTTTCTCGTGTGCAATCTATTCTTCAGCGTAATTTACAAAAAATAGGGGAAAAAATAGGTTTCACAAACATAgaagaaaatagggcatctgATTCTTCAGAATTTGGCAATCATTGGCCAGAATCAAAGCTTTTAAGGACTAtgaaagagggagggaggctaATCACAAGTTACCGACTTTTTATCTAACTTTTGGCGACGGTTGACCATGGCAGCAGCGTTAATACAGTCGATGATTGCAAAAGAAATTGAAAAGGAATTCGTCTAACGGTTTCGATCGAAGCTCTAGATTCTTCGGTGAGGTAGAAGAGAAATAAGGGGAGAGCTCTAAATAGAGCTCGGCCCCGACCAACCCAAGGAGGTTCCAGGCACATGCACACCatgtgcttttttttctttttttcttagcCAACTTTTTTGGCCCAATTATTACGTGCCGGTCATCTTAGCCAACTTTTTTGGCCCAATTATTTTGTGCCGGTCAAATAGACCGAGCCCAAATACTCGGTATCCCAGGCACCGTGGCTTTGTTGCTTTTTATGATAAGGACAAAGCTCTTCGTGGTTGAAAACagatagaaagcaaatataggtGAAGTTTagattttaagattttatttttgacgGTGCTTTCTTCCTTGTTCTCGCCTTCCTTCCATTCAACCATCTCAATCCCCAAGCTATCGCAAGAAAAACTCGAGTTCTTTTGAAGCTATTCCCCTGTCTCACGAGTACATGAAATTGAGAATTGGTTCTCACAAACAAATTAAACAAAGTAAATCATGCGAGAACCATGTGTATCATGCGAAAATTAAGCACATCGATGTAAAGTCTCATAAGATAAGAGAGTTGGTTTATTATGGTGACATATTGCTCGAGAAAATTTATACTTCTAAAAATGCAACAGAGATGTTGGCAAAATCCGTTACTGTAGACAAGTTCAAGCATTGCTCGGACTTGGTTAACATTTCTAGATGCTAGAGAGGAGGTGTTCCAACCTATCGGCATCAGATGGTGTTCCAGATTATTTTTTCTCCTAAGAGGTGAATATTCGTTAAAATGGAGATTGTTAGAATAAGTGGCTCATATTGAGGTATTTGTATTTAAGTGGTATACTGCTATTTTAATGGAACGGAGTGAAGCAACGGTATATGCTTATCTTTGGGGCAATTATGTAGTGTTTTATTCTATCAAAAATACTGATAGGGATTGGGACTCTGGAGATAGGACTTaactataaatattttctattttttgttattttaagagaTAGTGATGTAGATACATTGCCGAATCAGGtaaaaaaatttttttcttctctcaatTTTTTTCATCCGGTTCGTCGTTTGGATTATGTGACTTGCGCAACAAAaacccttcaaaaaaaaaaaagaaaaaaaaggtgcaTTGAATTTAATTATGACAGTGATATGACAGCATGTTACGGGCTGCATTAAGTTTAGGTTAGAAATTTCTTGTCCCACTTTGAATTTTGCTTGAGCGTGGACGGGAAGTCCATCAGCTCGATAGTGCGCACCGATTCTACGCAAATACTATCTTTTAGGAAAAATTCTCGCATTTCTTTCGTGCCAAACCCGCCAACTAAGAGCCATAAGAAGTTGGTCCCATGCTCTCCTCATCGTGATTGGATCTTCCTTCACCTCCAAGTTACTCCATAGAGCATGAATAGATTGCATAGATTGGTCGACCTCTCAGATTAAGACATGACATCAAAAATGATCCGACGCTTCTAGGGAACTCAACCGTTTTTAGCATTGACCTTCTTCCTGTGCAATCTATTCTTTGGCGTAATCTACACTTCAGCTTTCTTCGGCACAGTCGCTTTCTTGATTGCTTTGTGGTAAGGACAAAGCTCTTCGTAGCTGAAAACAGATAGAAAGCAAATCTAGGTGAAGTTTAGATTTTAAGATTTTGTTTTTGACCGTGTTTTCTTCCTTGTTCTCGCCTTCCTTTCCATTCAACCATCTCAATCCCCAAGCTATCGCACCAAAACTCCAGTTCTTTTGAAGCTATTCACGTTTCACGAGTACATGAATTTGAGAATTGGTTCTCGCAAACAAATTAAACAAAGTAAATCATCGACAGCACAAGAGGAACATATTTGAGGACAAAACCCTCTCAATTCTCGTTGGCAACCGGATAGCCAATGCCGCGCCTTCTTGTAGGGAAGACTACAAACAGCAAGCTGCATATAACCCCTACCCCCAGCGGCAAGATGTCCAAGACCTCCTTGGTCTCATGCTTCGGCTGTGGATAGAAGCAATCGACCACATTCTTGTCTCTTAACGCCACCGATGCGAACACGAGCACCGAAAGCACCGCATGCACGAAATCTACGAACCTTAGCCTGTACTTGGACAGGTCCGGCGGTGCCGAGGAGGGCGGCAAGGGGTAATCGAAGAGCCACATCCCTCGAAGAGTGGCGAAGCCGTGGTATAATCGCCCGTCCGGCGATCGAAAGCTATCTGTGAAGCAGGCAAGGAAGCAGGAGGcagcgaggaggaggaggaggctgcgCGTCATGAACCGGGTAGCCGCGTCGCATGAGCCATTCTTGGTGAAGACCGGGGTGAGGAGGTGGAAGGCGAGGAGGGTGCCGGTGGGGAGGAGGTTGGCCAAGTGAGCCGTGCTTGTTATAGCCTGAGCCAGTGCTTGTCGAGAGAGGCTGGCCGGGGGTGGGAGGGGTTTCTCTATTaagctttcttcttcctcaaagGATTGTGTTTTCGGAGTTTTGGTAGTCTTCTCGGTTGGTGGTGGTGTTTCTTTGATGCTTTTGGATTTGGTTCGCAGAGACATGGTTGTGAAAACTGGTGTCGATTGAGGGGAGATGAGATCAATAGATCTATGGTGATCGGTTCGTATATGTATAGGGATTGTCTTATCTTGCACGGAGAGGCTTCGTTGGTGATTGGCTTTTTTGACACGTTCAGGTCTTGGCCCTCAGGTGGGTTTGGTGGGGCAACGCGTGAAGCTATTGATCACATCACATTGGCGGATAAGACATTGTCCTCATCCATCAAAAACACGAGCTGCCACAGCGGGATTTTTGTTTGATAACTTCTAAGCAATTTGGATTTTGGAGGTAGGCGAAGTTTTAATGCATTTGCCAGCTCTTGATGCTCCAAGTCGAAGCATTGGATCCTCAGATGGACCCATTCGATCGGAGTATGGTGGTACTTAATGGATAAAATAGTTGTTTGATCACAGTAGCCGATATTGTATTGGGCTTCCAATTATTATTGCTTTTGGTTGgaatttcaaatatttaattTGTTGTTGGGACATCACTATATATTGGCCAGACTAATATTGCACTATTTTTAATGATCTAATTCATCCATGGATGTACATGCTATCATTCAGATGCGTAAGTTACATGACATGTGGGTAGCTTGAGGCAAGAAGCCATCAATGGTATGTTGGATAAACATCTAAATCTAAGAGGCTCTGAAATGTGCCTGCAACATTTAAAATCTTTCTGATCACTTAATCGTACATGTAACGCAAATGGCATATCTTAGTAGGGGCATACAAGTGAGTACgatatttctgaaaaaaaaaaaattggtgagACGTGCGCGACTTTTAATTGATTCTGTCGaagcaagttgaagaaggaatgtgTGAAGGATGAGAATGAAATCGAGGGCAGATTGATGGATAGATGCATGGTATTGTTACCATAATTACTGTATTTGCAACTATAATTAGATGCAAAacttttctcaaaaattaatcCAGATACCCAATTTGGACCTAACCTGTGTAAGAGGTATTCCAATGTAGCATCAAACACGGCTCAGCTAATATCCTCTATAGAAGGCACATGATTGATATTTCAATGACTAACTCAACATGCCAAAGATGGCATTACTTCGCATCAATCTTATACCAATTAGTTggcacaaacaaaaaaaaatagagcatCACTATGTATTTTCATTATACCTAAAATAGCTAGGCTCTATTTGTTTTGTATTTTTGTTGTAACTTTTGCACCAAACAATATGATTCACCCTTATTTACAAAGTAAACTATTAGATCGTGCAATGGCcattttgagatctatgcaagtaGATGAATATAAAACTTCGAAATGTTTGAGAGCTATGTAGTATGCAATCTAATGATAGatgtcataaaagaaaattaatcgtTCGTCAacacgaaagatacaacccaagcaTCTATTTGTTCAGTGTGAGATATGATtgggaataaaaagaaaattagtgcCACCGGAAGCTGCAAATTGAACCGTGGCAACGTTAAATATAATGAAAAATTCACATGCCTCGTGTTCCAATTATAAGTTACGGaaaagattttgtttttttgatgaaaGTTACGGTAAAAGAATTGGCATATCTCTACTTCCCTTCGGGTTGACGTGCCTCGTATTTGACCACAGCCTTGATGACTAGACGTCTCATTCATTTCCGGAATGTTTACGAGTTCCTGTACCAAGACTAAGAGCACAGCATGGAAGCAAAGATGGAGTAGCTCAGCGCCTCAAGTAAACGGCATCCCTCTGCAGCAAGAAAGGGTAACCAATCCCCCTCCTCCTGGAAGGAAACACCACGAACAGAAGGCTCACCACGAAGCCAACTACAAGCGGCACCGTATTGATCACCTTCCGCGGTATCCGAGGGTAATAGCACAGCACTACGTCATTGTGCGACGCCGCAAACGTCAGAAACGCCACCAGCGACAGCACTGCATGGAAGAGGTCCGACCATCTAAGCTTGTACACCGCCGGCTCCGGCGGTGCCTTCCGGCGCCCGCTGAACGTCCAGATCCCTCCGAACGTTGCGACGCCGTAGTACAGCCTCCCCGAAACGGCTCGGAAGCTATCGGTGAATGTGAAGAAGACGCAGGAGGCGGCGCAGAGGGCGACGAAGGAGGCCATGAGCCAGCGGTTGAGGTCCTCGCACCTGCCGTCGTTGGTGAGGAGGGGGGCGAAGATGGTGAAGGTGAGGATGGTGGCGGTGGGGAGGAGGACGTTGAGGCGGGCGGTGCCGCCGAGGATCAAGTTGAGGACGTAGATGAGGTTGGGCTTATCGGCACTCTCGTCTTCAAAGCGGTCAGAGCGGCCGTCAAGGGGCTCGATGAGGACTTTGCAGGTGTCGTCCTCGTCTTCCATTTATTGGGAGATCAacagatggagagagagagagagagagagagagagagagaggagggggggtgGTGTTGGGGTTGGGTGGTCAGATTTGTAGGCAGGAAGTTTGGATGCTTTGGTTatgggagagagaggaaggtcgAGCTCGCAAGTTTGAATGATGCTTTTGTGGGACAGAAAGAAAGGATGAATCGAGGCACGGCTTTCGGTGCCTGCTTTAGTTTGAGAACATGGGATTGCTTCACCTACACCACCCTAGGATCATGAGATCCTTCTTTTCCTTGTCTAATATTGATTCCTTTACTTTATTTTAGGGAATCAGATTATTGCAGGTGGCTACCATGAGAGCAGGAAATCTGGTTTCATACTGAGGCAGAAAAGGCATCGCACCCTACCCATAACAATAAGGAAACCAGGGGGAAGCTTTAGAAAAAGTAGCATTAGACCTGCCCGGGATCTGTTGCTTGCAATCCTGAGCCATGGAAAAGGAGCAAAGTTGATTGATCTGAAGGATGAGATCTCCAAGCCCCACCAAAGAGGAATATGCGGCAAAGACTTCAAGATTTACGAACAATTATGTTGGGTTGATGATGCTCATGAACTTCTTAAGAGATCCTGCCTGTCCAGCCGAGAACATCCTTCAGCTAGAAATGGCAGCGCTGTAGGATTCAGATGGGGGCACGTTCCAGTGAATGGTCTCCCTAAATCACTCCTTATTCTCCAATTTATTGCTCTGTATCAGATAACCCAAACCTTCAATCAAGCATCATGCCCTCAGCATGGCCTGAATACCCTTGCAAGCATGGGATTTGCAAATGATAATCGTTACATGTgttctcaaaaaataataatcgtTAAATGAAAGGATCACCTTGAGCAaaaactctaaatcaaaacagaGCATGCTATCGGTTTGATCGGGAGACACCAACCATGCATGTTAATGAAAGCCAAAACAGCGGAAAAGAATAGTGCTCCAAGCATTAAAATGCACAAGGTAGCAATAAACCTCCTTACTCCTGGGAATGAACGGTCAGGTCAGCCCGAGCAGAATGCAGGAAAGCCCATAAACACTCAACTGTGTCTGTAGCAAGATATTTTGCTGGTTGCTGCACAATTAACATTaataccaaaaatattttgtagCAGAGTTAAGGAAATTGTCCAAACTTCATGTTCAACAGATAAGACTAAACAGTGAATTCTTGGCAATTGAAGCTAAAATACACTGGATGTGCAACCAATTGAACCCTATAGGTCTTTACTGTTGTCTTGGGGGGCAGAACCTATTGCTTTGGgaatcttgaaaaataaaaaatctatactttcccggaaaaaaaaaatcaagacttttcccctttttttccttGAGTGCATGAATTGTAAGGTCAGATGTAATAATACATGTAAAGCTGACGGAAAGAGAGAGCTCCAGAAGAAATCATGGGGATCGGACTGAGTCCTGACGCCTGAGAGGAATGCCCTCAGGGGGGTAACCATCTTCATCAGCATGTTTTGGGAGGCGCACAGATAAAGATGGTGAATGACCTGTGAAATAGACGAGCATTACACAGATTTAACCACAAGTTTGATGAATATGGTTTAAATCCAAAAATATAAAGCCACATGGGTGAAATACCATCAGCCATGTCCTTGGTCTTGTGAAGAAGAAATGTCCCAGAAAGGATTGTGATAAAGCCACACATCTCTGTGACTATTTGTGTTGGATTTTGCCGATCCCAATCCTGCAAGTAATAATATGACAATCTGattgttattttaaaatatacatataaaaatcGCCTTTACATATGTTCTCATGCACCAAACTGCTCGCTAGGCTGTAAATATAAAGTTGGTGAACTTTGTGCCTGTGTGCGGGTGAGTAGGGAGGGAGTTTGAAATATCTCGACACAAATGAAGGCTAAACTTAGAAGAAAATGCTCAAGCATCCTTTATCGATAAAGTGAGAAGAACCTAAGAGATTTGGTGTCAGACATGCATGGAGGCAAAATGTTTCTACATACTGGATCAAGACAATGGTGAAGTTAAAGAAAATAAGATTGTTAAAAATCACAAGAATAAATGACAAGGGATGATCGACCAATTAATTGACAAGAAAAGATACAACCAATGTTATTGTTTTCTGAGGGTGCTTGGCTGCTTAAAAAGCACAAGAGGTTCTGCATGTCTTGGATTTCAAAAAATGAAGCACCACAATGACATCCATCATATCAAAATTGTTTTTTAGAAGTCACCACAAAAACTCTAAACTGTAAAAAGTAGTGAGGATAAGAGATGAGAATACAGATTAATTTACAGATCAAATCTAAATTGTTCAAGTGACAATAGAAATGACGACCCAATCAAATTGTTTTCATGTTCATTTCGCCTATTCCCAACAGCTATGAAATTAATTCTTAATAATGACATTTATTTGTGGTCTATATGTCAGACGGGCATCCAGAAAGCTAACAATGAAATCCCTAACAAGCTACCCAACAGTATTACATTATCCGCAGCCTTGGTAAGAAGTGATTTGTTTGCTGCTCATATATGTTATATAACCTGCTATTGCATGTCTATTCAACATGATATCGTTTCAATCCAATCTAGGATCCTCCTTTCTACCATGGAACATTACAGCTGCCAATGGCAATGCTGATATTAATAATTTAACGTTTAGAATATTCATAAAACTTCCTCCAGAAATTGCAAGGAACCCCTTTTTTTTACACCTGCAATGTGTATATTCTCTATTACAATGATGGTTGAATGATAGACGTAGACGGTACCTGGGAAACTACATTGTTTTGTGCCAATTTACTGGTTTATAAGGCCCCAAAAAACataaagggctcgtttggttcgcgggaagtatctttcctcctaggaatatgattcctgggaatcagattcctaggaagaagatacct encodes the following:
- the LOC103722217 gene encoding protein DMP3-like, whose product is MSLRTKSKSIKETPPPTEKTTKTPKTQSFEEEESLIEKPLPPPASLSRQALAQAITSTAHLANLLPTGTLLAFHLLTPVFTKNGSCDAATRFMTRSLLLLLAASCFLACFTDSFRSPDGRLYHGFATLRGMWLFDYPLPPSSAPPDLSKYRLRFVDFVHAVLSVLVFASVALRDKNVVDCFYPQPKHETKEVLDILPLGVGVICSLLFVVFPTRRRGIGYPVANEN
- the LOC103722231 gene encoding protein DMP7-like; translation: MEDEDDTCKVLIEPLDGRSDRFEDESADKPNLIYVLNLILGGTARLNVLLPTATILTFTIFAPLLTNDGRCEDLNRWLMASFVALCAASCVFFTFTDSFRAVSGRLYYGVATFGGIWTFSGRRKAPPEPAVYKLRWSDLFHAVLSLVAFLTFAASHNDVVLCYYPRIPRKVINTVPLVVGFVVSLLFVVFPSRRRGIGYPFLLQRDAVYLRR